In the genome of Chryseobacterium oryzae, one region contains:
- a CDS encoding YicC/YloC family endoribonuclease, with translation MILSMTGFGRAEGVFEGKKISIDIKSLNSKSFDLNIKVPLRYKEKEFEIRKILNDRIIRGKVDCYINLENLEESSDVKINKNLIDSYISELRKIADDGPDFEYLKMAVRLPDAITSRPDELNEGEWEALATIVNSALDKFQEFRKTEGAILHEELEKNIQNIESYLSQVLPYEEVRINAVKERYEKTLKEFENLDETRFYQEMAYFTEKLDISEEKVRLSQHLKYYKEVMDTEDFNGKKLGFISQEIGREINTLGSKANHAEIQKLVVKMKDDLEKIKEQTLNVL, from the coding sequence ATGATTTTATCAATGACCGGCTTTGGTAGAGCCGAAGGTGTTTTTGAAGGAAAAAAAATTTCAATAGATATTAAATCACTCAATTCTAAGAGTTTTGATCTGAATATCAAAGTTCCGTTGAGATACAAAGAAAAAGAATTTGAAATCAGAAAAATTCTTAATGACAGAATTATCCGCGGAAAAGTAGACTGCTACATCAATCTGGAAAATCTTGAAGAAAGCAGCGACGTAAAAATCAATAAAAATCTTATCGATTCTTATATTTCGGAACTTCGTAAAATTGCAGACGACGGTCCCGATTTCGAATACCTTAAAATGGCGGTAAGACTTCCAGACGCAATTACCTCAAGACCAGATGAACTGAATGAAGGTGAATGGGAAGCTTTGGCAACAATTGTGAATTCTGCTTTAGATAAATTTCAGGAATTTAGAAAAACAGAAGGGGCAATTCTTCACGAAGAGCTCGAAAAAAACATTCAGAATATAGAAAGTTACCTTTCTCAGGTTCTTCCTTACGAAGAAGTGAGAATTAATGCCGTAAAAGAACGTTACGAAAAAACGTTAAAAGAGTTTGAAAACCTTGATGAAACCCGTTTTTATCAGGAAATGGCTTATTTTACCGAAAAACTGGATATTTCTGAAGAAAAAGTAAGATTATCCCAACATTTGAAATACTACAAAGAAGTAATGGATACTGAAGATTTTAACGGAAAAAAACTAGGTTTTATTTCTCAGGAAATCGGAAGAGAAATCAATACTTTAGGATCGAAAGCCAATCATGCTGAAATTCAAAAACTTGTAGTAAAGATGAAAGATGATTTGGAGAAAATTAAAGAACAGACAT
- the miaA gene encoding tRNA (adenosine(37)-N6)-dimethylallyltransferase MiaA, whose protein sequence is MKNKILISVVGPTGIGKTRLAIDLAKHFNTEIVSCDSRQFFREMKIGTASPSAEELAEAKHHFIGNLGVEEYYSIGQYETDALNKLNEIFENHTIAILVGGSMMYEKAVIEGLNDLPESNEANQKKLQEILQNEGIEKLQDILKELDPSYFEVVDIHNYRRLLRAIDVIWQTGKKYSELIAVSQNSRDFKVIRIGIEAQREELYERINSRVDLMLENGLLEEAKSLEHFKDLTALKTVGYTELFTYFEGDWDLDFAISEIKKNSRRYAKRQLTWYRKADDIHYLSLGYSDKDFQDLLEYIQQKK, encoded by the coding sequence GTGAAAAATAAAATCTTAATTTCTGTAGTAGGACCCACCGGAATTGGTAAAACACGTTTGGCGATTGACTTGGCAAAACATTTCAACACCGAAATTGTTTCCTGTGATTCTCGCCAGTTTTTTAGAGAGATGAAGATTGGCACCGCTTCTCCTTCGGCAGAGGAATTGGCTGAAGCAAAGCATCATTTTATAGGAAATCTTGGTGTTGAAGAATATTATTCGATTGGGCAGTACGAAACGGATGCACTAAACAAGCTTAATGAAATTTTTGAAAATCATACTATAGCCATTCTTGTTGGCGGAAGCATGATGTACGAAAAAGCCGTAATTGAAGGTCTGAACGATTTGCCAGAATCTAATGAAGCAAATCAGAAAAAATTACAGGAAATTCTGCAAAATGAAGGGATTGAAAAACTTCAGGATATTTTGAAAGAGCTGGATCCAAGCTATTTTGAGGTTGTAGATATACACAATTACAGAAGACTTCTAAGAGCCATTGATGTTATTTGGCAAACCGGAAAAAAATATTCTGAACTGATTGCTGTGTCGCAGAATTCCCGAGATTTTAAAGTGATCCGTATCGGAATTGAAGCTCAAAGAGAAGAACTCTATGAAAGAATTAACAGTAGAGTAGACCTGATGCTGGAAAACGGTCTTTTGGAAGAAGCAAAAAGCCTCGAACACTTCAAAGATTTAACGGCTTTAAAAACCGTAGGTTATACAGAACTCTTTACATACTTTGAAGGCGATTGGGATTTGGATTTTGCCATTTCAGAAATTAAAAAAAATAGCCGAAGATATGCAAAGCGACAATTAACATGGTATCGTAAAGCGGATGATATTCATTATCTTTCTTTGGGATATTCAGATAAGGATTTTCAGGATTTATTAGAGTATATTCAGCAAAAAAAGTAA
- a CDS encoding transketolase family protein: MKYTYTEKKDTRSGFGAGLAELADTNPNVVALCADLIGSLKMEKFIEKAPERFFQVGIAEANMIGLAAGLSITGKIPFTGTFANFSTSRVYDQIRQSVAYSDKNVKICASHAGLTLGEDGATHQVLEDIGMMKMLPGMTVINPCDYNQTKAATLAIADHHGPVYLRFGRPVVPVFIPEDMPFEIGKGIMLQEGTDVTIVATGHLVWESLIAADELEKEGISCEVINIHTIKPLDEEIILKSVEKTGKIVTAEEHNYLGGLGESIAGMLARKRPTRQEFVAVNDTFGESATPAELMKKYKIDSEAVKEAVKRILA, translated from the coding sequence ATGAAATATACATATACAGAAAAAAAAGATACACGTTCAGGATTCGGAGCCGGATTGGCTGAACTTGCAGATACCAATCCTAACGTAGTTGCTCTTTGTGCAGACCTTATCGGTTCTTTGAAAATGGAAAAATTCATTGAAAAAGCACCAGAAAGATTCTTTCAGGTAGGTATTGCAGAAGCCAACATGATTGGTCTTGCAGCAGGATTAAGCATCACGGGAAAAATCCCTTTTACAGGAACTTTTGCCAACTTTTCTACTTCCAGAGTATATGACCAGATTCGTCAGTCGGTTGCCTATTCAGATAAAAACGTAAAAATCTGTGCTTCTCACGCAGGTCTTACTTTAGGAGAAGATGGTGCTACACACCAGGTTTTGGAAGATATAGGAATGATGAAAATGCTTCCTGGTATGACGGTAATAAACCCTTGCGATTACAACCAGACCAAAGCGGCAACGCTTGCAATTGCAGATCATCATGGGCCGGTTTATTTAAGATTCGGAAGACCGGTAGTTCCTGTTTTCATCCCGGAAGATATGCCTTTCGAAATCGGAAAAGGAATTATGCTTCAGGAAGGTACCGATGTAACAATAGTAGCAACCGGACATTTGGTTTGGGAATCTTTAATCGCTGCAGACGAACTTGAAAAAGAAGGTATTTCTTGTGAAGTAATCAATATCCACACAATTAAGCCATTAGACGAAGAAATCATCTTAAAATCTGTTGAAAAAACAGGTAAAATCGTAACTGCGGAAGAGCACAATTATCTTGGCGGTTTAGGTGAATCTATTGCAGGAATGTTGGCAAGAAAAAGACCTACAAGACAGGAATTTGTTGCCGTAAATGATACTTTCGGAGAATCTGCAACACCAGCTGAATTGATGAAAAAATATAAAATTGATTCTGAAGCTGTAAAAGAAGCGGTGAAAAGAATTTTAGCGTAA
- a CDS encoding transketolase, with translation MSKSIEELKSLATQIRRDILRMVHAVNSGHPGGSLGCTEYFTALYGKVMNYNLPFTMEGKNEDHFYLSNGHISPVFYSTLARFNFFPVEELKTFRKLDSRLQGHPTTHEGLPGVRIASGSLGQGLSVALGVAQGKKLDGDQSLVYTLHGDGELQEGQVWEALMYAAAKKVDNIISTIDYNGQQIDGSTENVLSLGNLHAKLEAFGWTVLEEKNGNDLEAVIAILERAKTETGKGKPVAIILHTIMGNGVDYMMGTHAWHGKAPNDEQLDTAFKQLYLEAPADY, from the coding sequence ATGAGTAAAAGTATTGAAGAGCTAAAATCTCTTGCAACACAAATCAGAAGAGACATTTTAAGAATGGTTCACGCTGTAAATTCAGGTCATCCCGGCGGAAGTTTAGGATGTACAGAATATTTCACTGCACTTTACGGCAAAGTGATGAACTATAATCTTCCTTTCACCATGGAAGGTAAAAATGAAGACCACTTCTATCTTTCTAACGGACATATTTCTCCTGTTTTTTATTCTACTTTGGCAAGATTCAATTTCTTTCCGGTAGAAGAATTAAAAACTTTCAGAAAATTAGATTCTAGATTACAGGGTCACCCTACTACTCACGAAGGTTTACCGGGCGTAAGAATTGCTTCGGGATCTTTAGGACAAGGGCTTTCTGTTGCATTGGGTGTGGCACAGGGAAAAAAATTAGACGGAGACCAGTCTTTGGTTTACACACTTCACGGTGACGGAGAATTGCAGGAAGGGCAAGTTTGGGAAGCTCTAATGTATGCTGCTGCCAAAAAAGTGGATAATATTATTTCTACCATAGATTATAACGGACAGCAGATTGACGGAAGTACAGAAAATGTACTTTCTCTAGGAAATCTTCATGCAAAACTGGAAGCTTTCGGATGGACAGTTCTGGAAGAAAAAAACGGTAACGACCTTGAAGCGGTTATTGCTATTCTGGAAAGAGCGAAAACAGAAACCGGAAAAGGAAAACCTGTGGCAATCATTCTTCACACGATTATGGGTAATGGTGTAGATTATATGATGGGAACACACGCTTGGCACGGGAAAGCTCCTAATGATGAGCAATTGGATACTGCATTCAAACAATTATACTTAGAAGCTCCGGCAGACTATTAG
- a CDS encoding sodium:solute symporter, whose product MNQGTVLLLFVFIYFIGLLVISYFTSRNSDNQSFFIGNKKSKWWLVAFGMIGTSLSGVTFISVPGTVGKMTGSEYIFGGFEYYMMVIGFFIGYFIVAAILLPLYYKMNLTSIYTYLGKRFNVEAHKIGSVFFIVSRAIGATARLYLVVNVLQIFLLEALGVPFWVTASVLLLMVLLYTFEGGVKTIVITDTLQTSFMIISLIACITYILFNLNLSFGEAYTILEHKNYTHFINLDPNSKTFFLKTILGGMFITIAMTGLDQEMMQKNISVDSLKNSKKNMLTFAGTLLFVNIAFLFLGGLLYLFALQNGAGYSEVTNIVNGKEVVTHIFGFKDASGHITNIMGDDLFPALSLNGYFPMAISVIFIIGLISALFPSADGALTAVTSSYCVDILNLNEDQKKSEKEKKRLRMKIHLTFTVIFFILIMVFKALNDKSIVYLIMEVAGYTYGPLLGLFAFGIFTKFQISRKYAILTVTVLAPVLTYIINYLVTENTDYRIGVELIILNGLLTFIGLWLVKNKNYLKLV is encoded by the coding sequence ATGAATCAGGGAACTGTTCTTTTACTGTTTGTATTTATTTATTTCATCGGACTTTTGGTAATTTCTTACTTTACCAGCCGAAATTCAGACAATCAGTCGTTTTTTATCGGAAATAAAAAAAGTAAATGGTGGCTTGTTGCCTTTGGAATGATAGGAACCAGCTTAAGCGGTGTTACTTTCATCTCCGTTCCCGGAACTGTAGGAAAAATGACGGGAAGCGAATACATCTTCGGCGGTTTTGAATACTATATGATGGTGATCGGGTTTTTTATCGGGTATTTTATCGTTGCCGCAATTCTTCTTCCACTCTATTATAAAATGAATCTTACCTCAATTTATACGTATTTGGGTAAAAGATTCAATGTTGAAGCTCACAAAATCGGCTCTGTATTTTTTATTGTTTCCAGAGCAATCGGGGCAACGGCAAGATTATATCTGGTTGTGAATGTACTGCAGATTTTCCTGCTGGAAGCTTTGGGTGTTCCGTTTTGGGTAACTGCATCGGTGCTTTTATTAATGGTACTTCTCTACACTTTTGAAGGTGGCGTAAAAACCATCGTGATTACAGATACATTGCAGACTTCATTTATGATTATCAGCTTAATTGCCTGTATTACATATATTTTATTCAATTTAAATCTTTCTTTTGGTGAAGCTTACACCATTTTAGAACATAAAAATTATACGCATTTTATTAATTTAGACCCTAATTCCAAAACATTTTTTCTGAAAACCATCTTGGGTGGAATGTTTATAACCATTGCCATGACCGGACTAGATCAGGAAATGATGCAGAAAAACATTTCTGTAGACAGTCTTAAAAATTCCAAGAAAAATATGCTCACTTTTGCAGGAACTTTACTTTTTGTAAACATCGCCTTCCTTTTCTTAGGCGGTCTGCTTTATCTTTTTGCCTTACAGAATGGCGCAGGGTATTCTGAAGTTACCAATATCGTAAACGGCAAAGAAGTGGTGACTCATATTTTCGGGTTTAAAGATGCTTCAGGGCATATTACCAACATTATGGGAGACGATTTATTTCCTGCACTTTCATTAAATGGTTATTTCCCGATGGCGATTTCGGTAATTTTCATCATTGGTCTTATTTCTGCACTTTTTCCGTCTGCCGATGGGGCTTTAACTGCAGTTACAAGCTCTTACTGTGTAGACATTCTGAATTTGAATGAAGACCAAAAGAAATCTGAAAAAGAAAAAAAACGCCTGAGAATGAAAATCCATTTAACATTTACGGTAATATTCTTTATCTTAATCATGGTTTTTAAGGCACTGAATGACAAATCCATCGTATACTTAATCATGGAAGTTGCGGGTTATACCTACGGACCGCTTTTAGGGCTTTTCGCTTTCGGGATTTTCACAAAATTTCAGATTTCCAGAAAATATGCAATTCTTACAGTTACTGTTTTGGCTCCTGTTTTAACGTACATCATAAATTATTTGGTGACCGAAAATACGGATTACAGAATTGGTGTAGAACTGATTATTTTGAACGGATTACTCACCTTTATTGGATTGTGGCTGGTGAAAAATAAAAATTATCTGAAACTTGTTTAG
- a CDS encoding four helix bundle protein has translation MSFKFEKLIIWQKSMEIGENIFLITIKFPSDEKFNLTSQIRRAVDSIALNISEGSILQSNAEFKKFLGYSIRSCAEVVTCLYKAKNRNYISEENFQKLYSDCYHLTNMMIGFRNQL, from the coding sequence ATGAGTTTCAAATTTGAAAAGCTGATTATTTGGCAAAAATCTATGGAGATAGGAGAAAATATTTTCCTAATAACGATCAAATTTCCATCAGACGAAAAATTTAATCTCACAAGTCAGATACGGAGAGCAGTTGATTCAATTGCTCTCAATATATCTGAAGGTTCTATCCTTCAGTCAAACGCAGAATTTAAAAAATTTTTGGGATACTCAATTCGTTCTTGTGCAGAAGTTGTAACCTGCCTGTACAAAGCAAAAAACCGAAATTATATTTCTGAAGAAAATTTTCAGAAATTATATTCTGACTGTTACCATCTTACCAATATGATGATTGGCTTCCGAAATCAACTTTAG
- a CDS encoding GNAT family N-acetyltransferase, with the protein MIDVKQNNNEKNGSFEAYIDGQKAGLMTYTWAGEERFIIDHTEVEEAYNGKGVGKEMLIKAVEFARENNKKIIPLCPFAKATFQKNADLQDVL; encoded by the coding sequence ATGATAGACGTAAAACAAAACAACAACGAAAAAAACGGAAGCTTTGAAGCTTACATTGACGGACAAAAAGCCGGACTTATGACCTACACTTGGGCGGGAGAAGAACGCTTCATTATCGATCATACTGAGGTAGAAGAAGCTTACAACGGTAAAGGAGTAGGCAAAGAAATGCTCATAAAAGCAGTGGAATTTGCAAGGGAAAACAACAAGAAAATCATTCCTCTCTGTCCGTTTGCAAAAGCAACTTTTCAGAAAAACGCAGATCTTCAGGATGTTTTGTAA